The sequence GCTGCCCCGCCTGCCAGGCCTTCGAGGCGGCGTACCGGCCCACCCTCCATGAGCTGGTCGACGCGGGCAAGCTGCGCGTCGAGTACCACCTGGTCCGGCTGATCGACGGCAATCTCGGCGGCACCGGCTCGCTGCGCGCGGCCAACGCGGCGGCATGCGCCCAGGACGCCGGGAAGTTCCGCGACTACCACGACACGCTGTACTCGAACCAGCCCAAGGAGACCGACGACGCCTTCGCGAGCAACGCCAAGCTGATCACGCTGGCGGGCAAGGTCGGCGGCCTGGACTCACCGGCGTTCCGGAAGTGTGTGGACGCGGGGACGCACGACAGCTGGGTGAACCGCTCGCAGAAGGCGTTCCAGGGCGGCGGCTTCACCGGCACGCCCACGGTGCTGCTCGGCGGCAAGAACATCTACCAGGACCAGTCGATGTCCCCGGCCAAGCTGAAGCAGATGGTGGAGTCGGCGGACCAGGGCTAGCGGGCCCGGGGTGAGCGCATCCCATGTCCCTGTTATGGACCCGTAGCCAGGCGGCTTGGTGTCGCCGGGGCCCGGCACGGTAGCGTCGGACTTGCCATGGAACTTGCCTACATTCCCAGTCCGTCCCGCGGGGTGCTGTACCTCGGCCCCATTCCGCTGCGCGGCTACGCCTTCTGCATCATCATCGGCGTCTTCATCGCCGTCTGGCTCGGCAACCGGCGCTGGGTCGCCCGTGGCGGGCAGTCCGGCACGGTCGCCGACATCGCGGTGTGGGCCGTGCCGTTCGGCCTGGTCGGCGGCCGGCTCTACCACGTGATCACGGACTACGAGCTGTACTTCAGCCCCGGCCGTGACTGGGTGGACGCCTTCAAGGTGTGGCAGGGCGGTCTGGGCATCTGGGGCGCGATCGCGCTCGGCGCGCTGGGCGCGTGGATCGGGGCGCGGCGCCGGGGCATCCCGATGCCCGCGTACGCCGACGCGGTGGCGCCCGGCATCGCCCTCGCGCAGGCCATGGGGCGCTGGGGCAACTGGTTCAACCAGGAGCTGTACGGCAGGGAGACGCACCTCCCCTGGGCGCTGCACATCACGTCCTCCGAGGGCGGCCGGGTACCGGGCTACTACCACCCGACCTTCCTGTACGAGTCGCTGTGGTGCATCGGCGTCGCCTTCCTGGTGATGTGGGCCGACCGCCGCTTCCAGCTGGGCCATGGCCGGGCGTTCGCCCTCTATGTCGCCGCGTACTGCGTGGGCCGGGGCTGGATCGAGTACATGCGGGTGGACGACGCCCACCACATCCTCGGCCTGCGTCTCAACGACTGGACGGCGCTGATCGTCTTCCTCCTGGCGGTCACCTACATGATCGTCTCGTCCCGCCGCCGTCCGGGCCGCGAGGAGGTCGTGGAACCCCTCGCCGCCGGGGGCCCGGCCGAGGACACGGAGACGGCGCCCGAGACGGACACCGACACCGAGAAGCCCGTGGACGCGCCGGACGGCCCGAAGGCGACCACCGACGAGAAGACCGAGTCGGCGACGAAGAAGAGCTGACGACCGCCTGTACGACACCGAGGGCGCCCGGATCCCCCCGGGCGCCCTCGGCGTTTGCGCCACCGGGCCCGGCACCGCCGATCTCCACCACGGTGGCCGCCCCTCCTTTCCACCGCGAGGGCACCCGACACGGCGGCGGTGACCGGCGGTGCCGCGTCGGCCCCGCCCGTCCCCGGCCTCTCACCCCCGCCGGGCCAGCGACAGTGTGCGGTGGGCCATGGCGACCACCGCCGCGTCGATGAAGCGGCCGTCGGGGAGGGCCTGGGCGCCGGGTTCGGTGGTGGCGGCCTTGAGGACGGTCTCGGCGTGCTCCAGTTCGGCGGGGGTGGGCAGATAGGCGCGCTCGATGACCGGGAGCTGGCGGGGATGGATCGCGGCCCGGCCGAGGAAGCCGAGGGCGCGGCCGTGGGCGCAGGAGGCGGCCAGGCCGTCGAGGTCGCGGATGTCGGGGTGGACGGTCTGCGCCGGCGGGGGCAGCCCGGCGGCGCGCGCGGCGACGATCACCCGGGAGCGCGGCCAGTCGAGCCCCGAGTCCGCCCGCACCCCGAGGTCCGCCCGCAGATCCGCCTCCCCGAGGGAGATGCCCCGCAGCGACGGGTGCGCGCCCGCGATGGCGTACGCGTGCTCGACGGCCAGCGCCGACTCCAGCAGCGCGTACAGGGGGTACGGCACGGCGGCGGCGACCCGGCGCACCTCCGCGGGACCGGTCACCTTCGGCAGCCGTAGCCCCGACAGACCGCGCAGACCCCGCAGCGCCGCCAGGTCCGCGGCCGCCCACGGGGTGTCCAGGGCGTTCATCCGCACATGCACCGGCACCGGCTGCGCCGCCGTGAGCAGCTCCGCCGTGGCGGCGCGCGCGTACTCCTTGCGCTCCGCCGCCACCGCGTCCTCCAGGTCGACGACCACCACGTCCGCGCCCGCCGCCAGCGCCTTGGTGACCACGGCGGGCCGGTCCCCGGGGACGTACAGCCAGGTCAGCGGGGTCACAGGGCGCCCTCCGCGCGCAGGGCGGCGATATCGGCCGGGGCGAGGCCCAGCTCGGTGAGGACCGCGTCGGTGTCCGCGCCGTGCGGCCGCCCGGCCCAGCGGATCGCGCCGGGCGTGGCGGACAGCCGGAACAGCACGTTCTGCAGCCGCAGCGGGCCCAGCTCCGGGTCCGGCACGGTCGTCACCGTGTTCAGCGCCTGGTACTGGGGGTCCTCGAACACGTCCCGCACATCCTGCACCGGCGCCACCGCCGCCTCCGCCTTCTCGAACGCCGCCAGGACCTCCGTACGGCCGCGGGCGGCGATCCAGGAGCCGACCGCCGCGTCCAGCACCTCCGCGTGCGCGGCCCGCTGCGCGCCCGACGCGAACCAGGGCTCCTCGACCAGCTCCGGCCGCCCCACCAGCCGCATCACCCGCTCCGCCACGGACTGCGCGGACGTGGAGACGGCAACCCAGGTGCCGTCGGCGGTGCGGTACGTGTTGCGCGGGGCGTTGTTCGCGGACCGGTTGCCGGTGCGTTCCTGGACGTAGCCGAGCTGGTCGTACCAGGTGGGGTGCGGGCCGAGCACGGACAGGATCGGCTCGATGATCGCCATGTCCACGACCTGCCCGGTGCCGGTGCGCTCCCGCGCGGCCAGCGCCGTGAGCACGGCGTACGCGGTGGTGAGGCCCGCGACCGAGTCGGCGAGCCCGAAGGGCGGCAGCACCGGCGGCGCGTCCGGCTCCCCGGTGAGCGCGGCGAAGCCGCTCATCGCCTCCGCGAGGGTGCCGAACCCGGGCCGGTGCGCATACGGCCCGAACTGCCCGAACGCGGTGACCCGGGCGAGCACCAGACGCGGGTTGGCCGCGGACAGCTCCGCCCAGCCCAGGTCCCATTTCTCCAGCGTCCCGGGGCGGAAGTTCTCGATCACGACATCGGCGGTGGCGGCGAGCCGCAGCAGGGTCGCCCGCCCGCCCGGCCGGGACAGGTCCAGGGTGATCGCCCGCTTGTTGCGGCCGAGCACCTTCCACCACAGGCCGACCCCGTCCTTGGCCGGACCGTGCCCCCGGGACGGATCGGGGCGCCCCGGATGCTCGACCTTGATCACCTCGGCGCCGAAGTCGCCGAGCAGCGTCGCGGCCATGGGCCCGGCGAAGAGCGTGGCCAGGTCCAGCACCCGCAGCCCGTCCAGCGCCCCGGCGCGCGCCGCCGTACCCCCGTTCGCCTCTTCTGCCCCGCCCCCGTTCACGCGGTGAACCGGGCGTCGATCTCCGGGCGGTACGGCATCGACGCCGACGCCCCGGCCCGCTCGACGGAGAGGGACGCCGCGGCGGCCGCCCAGGACAGGGCCTCCCGTACGGGTTTCTCCTCGGCGAGGGCCACCGCGAGCGCCCCGGTGAAGGTGTCGCCCGCGCCCGTGCTGTCCACCGCCTCGACCCGGGGCGCGGGTACCACCAGCGGCTCGGCGTCCCGGGCGACGTACAGGCAGCCCGTCGCGCCCAGGGTGACCACCACGCGCGGCACCAGCTCAAGGAGCGCCGTGGCGGCCTCGCGCGGGTCGGTGCGGCCGGTGAGGGTGATCGCCTCGTACTGGTTGGGCACCAACAGGTCGGTGGCGGCGAGGAGTTCGGGCGGCAGCGGCTGGACGGGGGAGGGCGTGAGGATCGTCCGGATCCCGTGCCGCCGTGCGGCGGCGGCGCCCGCGACCACCGCGGCCGGCGGGATCTCCAGCTGGAGCAGCAGGGTGTCGGCGGAGGCGATCAGCCCCTCGTCGCCGGGCGAGAGATGGTCGACGGTGCCGTTGGCGCCCGGGACGACGACGATGGAGTTGCCGCCCTCGTCGTCCACCACGATGTGCGCGGTGCCGGAGGGGCCCTCGACCGTGCGCAGGAAGTCGGTGTCCACACCGGAGTGTTCGAGGGTCTCCCGCAGCCGGGTCCCGGCCGCGTCGTTGCCCACCGCGCCGATCATCGAGACGGTGGCCCCGGCCCGCGCGGCGGCGATCGCCTGGTTGGCGCCCTTGCCGCCGGGGATCGTCCGGAACTCCCGGCCGGTCACCGTCTCGCCGCGCCGCGGGGCCCTGGCGACGAAGGCGACGAGGTCCATGTTCGTGCTGCCGAGGACGGCGATATGGGTCATGGGCGGTTCGCCTCCAGGTGGGTGAGGTGGGCGAGGGTGTCGAAGCCGGTGCCGTCGAAGTCGGCGACGGCGGTGGCGAGCCGGTTCTTCAGCGGGGCCCGCCAGTGCTCGGGGAGCGCGGCGGGGGAGCCCGCGAGGAGCCCGGCGATGCTGCCCGCGCTCGCGCCGACCGAGTCGGTGTCCAGGCCGCCCGCCACCGCCCGCCGGATCGAGCCGGTGAAGTCGCCGTCCGCGTGGGTGAGCGCGGCGGCCAGCAGGGCGGTGTTGGGCAGGGCGTGCACCCAGTGGTGGGTGGGGGAGTAGACGGCGTGGAGTTCGTCCACCACGGTGTCGAAGTCCTCGTGCGTGGCGGCCAGTTGAACGGCGTGGTCGATGGCCCCGGCCAGCCGGGAGCGGTGCGGGACGACCGAACGGCCCACGCGCAGGCAGGTGTGCACGTCGTGGTCGCCGGTGGCGGCCGCGGCCAGGGTGGCGGCGGTGAACATGGCCGCGTAGACGCCGCCTGCCGTGTGGGTCAACACCGCGTCCCGGTACGCCTGTTCGGCTGCGGCGGCCGGGTCGCCCGGGTTGGTCCAGCCGTGCACGTCGGCGCGGATCAGGGCGCCGATCCACTCCCGGAAGGGGTTGCGGTGGCGGGCGGTGTGCGGGGGCTCCACGCCGCTGAGGAGGTTGCGGTAGGCGAGGCGCTCGGCGGTGAACGTCCGTCCCGGCGGCAGCTCTTCGAGCCACAGCCGGGCGACGTCCGCGGTGCTGAAGCCCTTGCCGTGCCGCTGGAGCAGCAGCAGGTTGAGCAGCGGGTAGTCGAGGTCGTCGTCCTCGGGCATGCCATCGATGTTCTCGGCCAGCGAGGTGGCGGCCGAGCGGCGGTTCCACGGGTGCGCGTCGAGCAGTTCGGCGGGCACGCCACGGGCGGTGAAGTAGCCGTTCAGCGGCCAGTTGCCGCTGGCCCGGGCGAGGGCGCGCACGGCGTCCAGGGGCAGTTTCTCGACCGGCTTGCCCAGCAGGCAGCCGGCGGCCCGGCCCAGCCAGGACGCCTCGAACGCGAGCGGTCCCGGCGTCCCGGCGAGCCGCCCGGCGGGCCAGTCGGGGCAGGCGGCCCGGATCGCGGCCAACTCGGTCGGCTCGTCGTCGGCCAACCGGCTGGGCAGATCCGCCAGTTCGTCCAGCAGGTCCTCGGCGAGCAGCCGCAGATAGCGCGAGACGCGGTGCGGGGAGGCGCCCGCCCGGTCCGGGGCGTCCGGGCCGCCCGCCGCACGCCAGCGCTCCTCGATCCGGGACGGCTCGCGGCCGTCGAGGCGGGCCTGGCGCAGTTCGTGGCCGAGCAGGTCCTCGGGCTGGACCCAGGTCAGTCGGAGCACGGCACGCCTCCCCGGCCGGTGCGGGACGGGTCGCCCGTGTCCGGTGCGCCTCCCAGGGCGCCGAAGGCCCGCTCATGGGCGCGGCGCCGGCCGCGGTCGAGGGCGAACACCTCGCGCGCCACCTGGGCGAGGGTCCGGGCCGGCTGCCACAGGTCCAGGCGGCTCGCCTCCGCGACCGTCTTCGCCCACTCCTCGGGCACCGGCGAGCCGAGCGCGCCCGCGAGGGCACCGGCCATGGTGGCGATCGAGTCGCAGTCGCGCCCGTAGTTGACCGAACCGAGCACCGCGTGCCGGTAGTCGCCGCCGGAGACCACCAGCATGCCGAGTGCGACGGGGAGTTCCTCGATGGAGTGCAGCCGCGAGGGGCGGCGGGCGCCGAGCGAGGGGGCCCGGTAGTCCGGGCCGACGGTGTCGTACGGCTCGACCGCCGCGCGCAGCGGACCGAGCGCCGAGGCGAAGTCGCTGTGCCGGTACGCCACTTCGCAGACCTTCTCGATCGCCGCCCGGGTGCCGTCCTTGGCCAGCGCCAGGCAGGCGGTCACCACCGAGTCCGGAGTCGCGCCCGGCGCGGTGGCGGCGGCGACGGCCGCGGCGAAGACACCGGCCGCCTCCCGGCCGTACGACGACTGGTGGGCCCCGGCGATGTCCAGCGCCTCGGCGTACGCGGCGCGCGGGTCGGCCGCGTTGACCAGGCCGACGGGGGCCATGTACATCGCCGCACCGCAGTTGACGATGTTGCCGGTGCCCGCCTCCCGGGGGTCCGCGTGACCGTAGGCGAGCCGGGCCACCAGCCACTTCTCGGCGAGGAAGAGGCGGTGCAACGGCAGTGCCTCCGCCTCCAGTTCGGGGATCCAGCGGGGGCTGGTCATCAGGTCCGGCACCAGGTGCTCGGCGAGCGCGTAGGCGTCGAGGTGGTCGCGGACGCGGTCGTAGACCCGGACCAGGGCGTGGGTCATCAAGGTGTCGTCGGTGACGTGTCCGTCGCCCTTGTGGTAAGGCGCGAGCGGGCGGGCGGTGCGCCACGCGTCGCCGTGCCAGGGGCCGACGATGCCGTGCACGAGGCCGCCGTGGCGCTCGGCGATCTGGTCGGGGGAGTAGCCCTCGACCGGTCCGCCGAGGGCGTCGCCGACTGCGGCGCCGACGAGGGCGCCGGTGATCCGTTCGTCCAGATCGGGGTGTCCGGTGCCTTTGGGTTGCTTGGGCGTCATGCCCGAATCATCCTCCCGGGCGGGCCGGTTGCGCGGCTTCCAGGAGTCCGGCGAGTTCCACCAGATCGGTGCCGGTCAGCCGGGGCAGGGCGCAGCCGGGCAGCACCCGGCAGGCGTCCCGCCAGGTCCCCGGGATCGCGGCGGCGCCGCCGAGCGCTCCGGTGAGGGCGCCGGTGAGGGCGGGGGCGGAGTCGGCGACCCGGGACAGGCAGGCGGCGGCGGGTACGGCCGCGGCGATACGGCCGTCGGCGGCGGTGGTCAGCGCGAGCGCGACGGGGACGGTCTCGGCGGCGGCCACGCCGTAGCTGTAGACATGGTCCACGATCTGGTGTTCGAGGAGGGGTACGAGGGCGAAGGCGGAGGCGCCGTCCGCGGCGAGGGCGAGCGCGTGCCGGGCGTTGCGGCCGATCTCGGTCCCGGGCGGGAGTTCGGCCAGGGCGGCGGTGACGCAGGCGCGGGTGTCCGCGCCGGTGAGAGCGAGCGAGACGGCCGCGGCCATGGCGCGGGCGCCGTGCACGCCGTCGCCGTCCTGGGTGTAGCGGGCGTCGAACTCGGCGAGGTCGGCGGCGCGTTCGGGGTCGCCGGGGTGGGCCACGGCGAGGGCGCAGGCGCGTACGCAGGCGGCGTCGTCGAAGTAGTGCGGGTTGTCGTGGCCGCTGGCGGGCGGGCGCAGGCCGGTGGCGAGGTTGCCGAGACCGGCCCGGACGGAGATGCGGGCGCGCAGCGGCAGTACGGCGGACTCGATCTCCGGCGCGCGGTCCGCGGCGGCGGCGACCTCGCAGGCGACGGCGGACCAGGTGAGGTCGATGGCGGCGCGCATACGGCGGTCACGGCTGAGGTCGCCGAGGGCGTCGTCGGCACCGGCCCGCAGGACCGCCTCCGCGGCGAAGGCGGCCCATTCGGCGTCGTCGGAGGGGCCGAGGCGGAGGGGTTCGGGGGGTTGGTTGAGGGCGATCGGCACGGGGAGGGTGGTGGTCGCGTTCTGCTCCGCGAAGGTGTCCAGTTCACGGGTGAGCCGACGGGTCCACTCCGGCATCCGGGCCGCCCGGTGCCGCCCCGCGGGCCAGCCGGCGGCGTCCCCGGCGGCAAGCCCCAACAACATCCCTTCGACCCGCCCGGCCATCACGGTGCCCCTTCACTGTCGACGTCGGCATCGACGCCGACCACATCCATGCCGCCGACGTCCACCCCGCCCAAGGGGCTCCGCCCCCTGGCCCCCCGGCCGTCCTCCTTCGCCCACCCACCACCCGAATCCGTCGGCTGGGAGGCCGGGGTGAGGGGCGGGGGTGGGGCGATCGGCTGGGGGGTTGTGGAGGGGGCTGGGGGTGGCTCGGGGGGTGGGGAGGCGGCGGGCGGGGGTGAGGGTGGTTCGGCGGCCCGGGTGGCTGTGGGGAGAGGTGGGGATGGGGCGTGGGTCGGGGTGGCGGCGGGCGGGGGCGGATCGGTGGGGCGGGCGGCGGTGGTTACGGGCTGGGGTGCGCTGGTCGGGTGGGAGGCGGGGGCGATGAGGGCAGTGGTGCTCGGTTGGAGGGATGCGAGGACAGGTCGGGGTTGGGTGGTCGGCAAGGCGGCGGTGGTCACGGGCTGGGGCGGCTCGGTCGGCGGGAGGGTGGGAGCGATGAGGGGAGCGGTGGCTGGCTGGGGGGATGTGAGGGCGGATTGGGGTTGGGCGATCGGCAGGGCGGCGGCGATTACGGGCTGAGGCGCGTTGGTCGGGTGGGAGGCGCTGGCGAGAGGAGGAGCGGCGGTCGGCCGGGCCATGGTTGTGGGCTGCGGTGGATCGGTCGGCTGGGGGGTGGGGGTGAGTAGGGGAATAGCGGTGGGCCGGAGGGAGGCGAGGGCGGGTGGGGACGTGGGAGGTTCGGCGGCCCGCTCCCCGTTCGCCTTCCGTACCAGGAGGTCCGCCACCTCCAGCACATGCCACCCGCTCATCGACGGCAGGCACCTGCCCCGCGCCGGGCCGATCGCGGACGCCCAGGCGGTCGGGATGGCCGGCAGGCCCTGCGTCGCGCCCGACAGCGCGCCCGCCACCGCCGCCGTCGTGTCCGCGTCGCGGCCCATGTTGACCGCGGTCAGGACCGCCTCGCGGAAGTCGCCGTCGGCCGTGGCGTAGGCGCCGAACGCCAGGGCGACCGCCTCCGGGGCGAGGTCGGTCCAGGGATAGCCGCCGATGACGACGGCGGAGCGGACCGCGCGTTCACCCCGGTGGGCGACGGCCACCGCGCGGCGCAGGGACCGGGCCGTCCAGGAGTCGTCCGGGATCACCGCGAGGGCCGCGGCGATCACCACCGGGACGGCGGCGCCCGCCATCGCCGCCGCCACCCCCGCCGCGACGGCCTGGCCGCCGTAGATGCCCTCGCCCTCGTGGCTGACGGAGCCGTCGACGGCGACCAGCCGGGCCGCCTCCCCGGGCCGGCCCGCCGCGAACACCCCGAAGGGGGCCGCGCGCATCGCCAGCCCGTCGCTCCAGGCGTGCCGGTGCTGCGCGGAGATCGGCGCCGCGAGCCCCCGGCGCAGATTCTCCAGCGTGCCCCGCTCGCTGAAGCCCGCGCCGCGGAACGTGGCCCGCTCGGTGATCCACTCGTGCCAGGCCGCCTCCGCGTGCGCCGGGGTGAGCGCGGAGCCGTGCCGGGCGAGCAGCAGTCCGGAGAAGAGCGCGTACTCGGTGTCGTCCGTGCCCTGCGGCCGGTCCGCGACGTACCCGGTGATACGGCCCCAGCGGGCCCGGATCTCGGAGGGCTTCAGGTTCTCCGCGGGGGCGCCGAGCGCGTCCCCGACGGCCAGGCCGAGCAGCGCGCCCCGGGCCCGGGAGCGCGGGCCGGTGAGCTCCCCGGACACCGGGAGCGAGGGAGTGCGGGCGGTCGATGCCATGGGCGGCCTCCTTCGGCGGGGCCCACCCGGGCCCGCGGACCCTTTGCGGATGTGTCCCACGACGAGCCGCCGTACGTGCCTGGGAAGGGGTCCTGTCACCCGCTCGGCCAACCTGAGCGGTAAGGGGCGCCGATGAGCGCACGAACCGTAAAGCCGCAGGTTAGCCCAGCCTTCCCTTGCTGGCGGAGTGATCAGGAACGGCGTAGATTCTGTTGTGTCGAAAAATAGAACTCGTCCAAAGTTAGCTTTGGCTAAGCTAAATCGGGGAAGAAGATCATGGCCCTCATCGAGACCACGGCGGCGCTGCACGAAGCGCACCGCGACAACCACACGCACCGCGACGTCAACGGCGGCTGGCTGCGCCCCGCCGTCTTCGGCGCGATGGACGGCCTGGTCTCCAACCTCGCCCTGATGACCGGCGTGGCCGGCGGGGCCGTCGGCCACCAGACCATCGTCATCACCGGACTCGCGGGCCT is a genomic window of Streptomyces sp. WP-1 containing:
- a CDS encoding thioredoxin domain-containing protein, with amino-acid sequence MSEKNRDGKRTARQRLAVEREKQKSAEKRRRSLIVGGGVVCILALAAVIGVIAANAGKNKASGDAGPVVAPSGAQGKDSLAIPVGKDGAKSTLTVWEDFRCPACQAFEAAYRPTLHELVDAGKLRVEYHLVRLIDGNLGGTGSLRAANAAACAQDAGKFRDYHDTLYSNQPKETDDAFASNAKLITLAGKVGGLDSPAFRKCVDAGTHDSWVNRSQKAFQGGGFTGTPTVLLGGKNIYQDQSMSPAKLKQMVESADQG
- the lgt gene encoding prolipoprotein diacylglyceryl transferase, which translates into the protein MELAYIPSPSRGVLYLGPIPLRGYAFCIIIGVFIAVWLGNRRWVARGGQSGTVADIAVWAVPFGLVGGRLYHVITDYELYFSPGRDWVDAFKVWQGGLGIWGAIALGALGAWIGARRRGIPMPAYADAVAPGIALAQAMGRWGNWFNQELYGRETHLPWALHITSSEGGRVPGYYHPTFLYESLWCIGVAFLVMWADRRFQLGHGRAFALYVAAYCVGRGWIEYMRVDDAHHILGLRLNDWTALIVFLLAVTYMIVSSRRRPGREEVVEPLAAGGPAEDTETAPETDTDTEKPVDAPDGPKATTDEKTESATKKS
- a CDS encoding CoA ester lyase, which translates into the protein MTPLTWLYVPGDRPAVVTKALAAGADVVVVDLEDAVAAERKEYARAATAELLTAAQPVPVHVRMNALDTPWAAADLAALRGLRGLSGLRLPKVTGPAEVRRVAAAVPYPLYALLESALAVEHAYAIAGAHPSLRGISLGEADLRADLGVRADSGLDWPRSRVIVAARAAGLPPPAQTVHPDIRDLDGLAASCAHGRALGFLGRAAIHPRQLPVIERAYLPTPAELEHAETVLKAATTEPGAQALPDGRFIDAAVVAMAHRTLSLARRG
- a CDS encoding CaiB/BaiF CoA transferase family protein gives rise to the protein MNGGGAEEANGGTAARAGALDGLRVLDLATLFAGPMAATLLGDFGAEVIKVEHPGRPDPSRGHGPAKDGVGLWWKVLGRNKRAITLDLSRPGGRATLLRLAATADVVIENFRPGTLEKWDLGWAELSAANPRLVLARVTAFGQFGPYAHRPGFGTLAEAMSGFAALTGEPDAPPVLPPFGLADSVAGLTTAYAVLTALAARERTGTGQVVDMAIIEPILSVLGPHPTWYDQLGYVQERTGNRSANNAPRNTYRTADGTWVAVSTSAQSVAERVMRLVGRPELVEEPWFASGAQRAAHAEVLDAAVGSWIAARGRTEVLAAFEKAEAAVAPVQDVRDVFEDPQYQALNTVTTVPDPELGPLRLQNVLFRLSATPGAIRWAGRPHGADTDAVLTELGLAPADIAALRAEGAL
- the rbsK gene encoding ribokinase, which codes for MTHIAVLGSTNMDLVAFVARAPRRGETVTGREFRTIPGGKGANQAIAAARAGATVSMIGAVGNDAAGTRLRETLEHSGVDTDFLRTVEGPSGTAHIVVDDEGGNSIVVVPGANGTVDHLSPGDEGLIASADTLLLQLEIPPAAVVAGAAAARRHGIRTILTPSPVQPLPPELLAATDLLVPNQYEAITLTGRTDPREAATALLELVPRVVVTLGATGCLYVARDAEPLVVPAPRVEAVDSTGAGDTFTGALAVALAEEKPVREALSWAAAAASLSVERAGASASMPYRPEIDARFTA
- a CDS encoding ADP-ribosylglycohydrolase family protein; the encoded protein is MLRLTWVQPEDLLGHELRQARLDGREPSRIEERWRAAGGPDAPDRAGASPHRVSRYLRLLAEDLLDELADLPSRLADDEPTELAAIRAACPDWPAGRLAGTPGPLAFEASWLGRAAGCLLGKPVEKLPLDAVRALARASGNWPLNGYFTARGVPAELLDAHPWNRRSAATSLAENIDGMPEDDDLDYPLLNLLLLQRHGKGFSTADVARLWLEELPPGRTFTAERLAYRNLLSGVEPPHTARHRNPFREWIGALIRADVHGWTNPGDPAAAAEQAYRDAVLTHTAGGVYAAMFTAATLAAAATGDHDVHTCLRVGRSVVPHRSRLAGAIDHAVQLAATHEDFDTVVDELHAVYSPTHHWVHALPNTALLAAALTHADGDFTGSIRRAVAGGLDTDSVGASAGSIAGLLAGSPAALPEHWRAPLKNRLATAVADFDGTGFDTLAHLTHLEANRP
- a CDS encoding ADP-ribosylglycohydrolase family protein, whose product is MTPKQPKGTGHPDLDERITGALVGAAVGDALGGPVEGYSPDQIAERHGGLVHGIVGPWHGDAWRTARPLAPYHKGDGHVTDDTLMTHALVRVYDRVRDHLDAYALAEHLVPDLMTSPRWIPELEAEALPLHRLFLAEKWLVARLAYGHADPREAGTGNIVNCGAAMYMAPVGLVNAADPRAAYAEALDIAGAHQSSYGREAAGVFAAAVAAATAPGATPDSVVTACLALAKDGTRAAIEKVCEVAYRHSDFASALGPLRAAVEPYDTVGPDYRAPSLGARRPSRLHSIEELPVALGMLVVSGGDYRHAVLGSVNYGRDCDSIATMAGALAGALGSPVPEEWAKTVAEASRLDLWQPARTLAQVAREVFALDRGRRRAHERAFGALGGAPDTGDPSRTGRGGVPCSD
- a CDS encoding ADP-ribosylglycohydrolase family protein translates to MAGRVEGMLLGLAAGDAAGWPAGRHRAARMPEWTRRLTRELDTFAEQNATTTLPVPIALNQPPEPLRLGPSDDAEWAAFAAEAVLRAGADDALGDLSRDRRMRAAIDLTWSAVACEVAAAADRAPEIESAVLPLRARISVRAGLGNLATGLRPPASGHDNPHYFDDAACVRACALAVAHPGDPERAADLAEFDARYTQDGDGVHGARAMAAAVSLALTGADTRACVTAALAELPPGTEIGRNARHALALAADGASAFALVPLLEHQIVDHVYSYGVAAAETVPVALALTTAADGRIAAAVPAAACLSRVADSAPALTGALTGALGGAAAIPGTWRDACRVLPGCALPRLTGTDLVELAGLLEAAQPARPGG
- a CDS encoding ADP-ribosylglycohydrolase family protein, producing the protein MASTARTPSLPVSGELTGPRSRARGALLGLAVGDALGAPAENLKPSEIRARWGRITGYVADRPQGTDDTEYALFSGLLLARHGSALTPAHAEAAWHEWITERATFRGAGFSERGTLENLRRGLAAPISAQHRHAWSDGLAMRAAPFGVFAAGRPGEAARLVAVDGSVSHEGEGIYGGQAVAAGVAAAMAGAAVPVVIAAALAVIPDDSWTARSLRRAVAVAHRGERAVRSAVVIGGYPWTDLAPEAVALAFGAYATADGDFREAVLTAVNMGRDADTTAAVAGALSGATQGLPAIPTAWASAIGPARGRCLPSMSGWHVLEVADLLVRKANGERAAEPPTSPPALASLRPTAIPLLTPTPQPTDPPQPTTMARPTAAPPLASASHPTNAPQPVIAAALPIAQPQSALTSPQPATAPLIAPTLPPTEPPQPVTTAALPTTQPRPVLASLQPSTTALIAPASHPTSAPQPVTTAARPTDPPPPAATPTHAPSPPLPTATRAAEPPSPPPAASPPPEPPPAPSTTPQPIAPPPPLTPASQPTDSGGGWAKEDGRGARGRSPLGGVDVGGMDVVGVDADVDSEGAP